A part of Clostridia bacterium genomic DNA contains:
- a CDS encoding 4Fe-4S binding protein — protein MKKYLPSIIVLCIFEAVAVILWLARDNIFYLFNFTYIGGCIAAGIAMFAKKKPHARRFVQFAVGLYMLVYLGFICRENMQIEGFWYYLFLGVFEAATIHYAVAKIFGPLLFGRGWCGYACWTAMILDLMPYKAPAGPRKKLGFIKYVVFALSLLFVGGLFLSHAADIEDIMFYLFIAGNAAYYAVGIILAFAFKDNRAFCKYICPVAVFLKPMSYFSVIRIRCDEEKCIKCGKCLKVCPMDVEMNIDSRNRKNATDCILCQECVKSCPARALH, from the coding sequence ATGAAAAAGTATCTGCCTTCGATAATCGTTCTTTGTATATTTGAAGCCGTTGCCGTAATACTTTGGCTTGCAAGGGACAATATATTCTATCTTTTTAATTTTACATACATAGGCGGCTGCATCGCGGCGGGAATTGCCATGTTTGCAAAGAAGAAACCGCACGCGCGCCGCTTCGTTCAGTTCGCGGTGGGGCTGTATATGCTCGTTTATCTCGGATTCATCTGCCGCGAGAATATGCAGATAGAGGGCTTTTGGTACTATCTCTTTTTGGGCGTATTCGAGGCGGCGACAATACATTACGCCGTGGCAAAAATTTTCGGACCGCTCCTCTTCGGGCGCGGCTGGTGCGGCTACGCCTGCTGGACTGCCATGATACTCGATCTTATGCCGTATAAAGCGCCTGCCGGGCCGCGAAAAAAGCTTGGATTTATAAAATATGTCGTATTCGCGCTCTCTCTTTTATTCGTTGGCGGCCTGTTTTTATCACATGCGGCCGATATCGAAGATATAATGTTTTATCTGTTCATCGCAGGAAACGCCGCATATTATGCAGTCGGCATAATTCTTGCTTTTGCGTTTAAAGACAACCGCGCGTTTTGTAAATATATATGTCCCGTTGCCGTTTTCTTAAAGCCTATGAGCTATTTTTCCGTGATACGCATACGGTGCGATGAAGAAAAATGCATAAAATGCGGCAAATGCCTGAAGGTCTGCCCTATGGACGTAGAGATGAATATAGACTCGCGCAATCGAAAGAACGCGACCGACTGCATACTCTGCCAGGAATGCGTAAAGTCCTGCCCCGCACGGGCGCTTCATTGA
- a CDS encoding response regulator: MAWNIFQYVRFSKSVSKRGDWKKEANILRLPIILLVLFLCGYLAVGLFGQPDFVVAGILLGGSVFVFVILILIQRISDRIQQHGKLKAEMEAAKKASEAKTRFLSNMSHDLRTPLNAIIGYTAIANREETSLSETKGYLKKIETAGIQLLDTINDVLEMSRIESGKLELEPERICLEETLSQLEGLFAPQMENKNINFIRLWEHKKTWVMCDKSQLSRSLMNLLSNACKFTPKGGSVTLSMRQVEKKDDTVVCEFIVSDTGIGMSPEFVKNIFKPFERERTSTVSKTQGTGLGMAITKSFVDKMGGVIDVKTKQGEGTMITMRLMFPLAAAPENDATKPEGTRPDFSGIRLLLAEDNPVNQEIAQMLLSHEGFVIDCVSDGKAAVDTVTQASPGTYAAVLMDIQMPIMDGYAAARAIRALDDPARANIPIIAMTADAFKEDQKAAEEAGMQGHIAKPLDTDKMIDTLRTVLKL; encoded by the coding sequence ATGGCGTGGAATATTTTTCAGTACGTTCGTTTTTCCAAGAGTGTGAGCAAACGCGGCGACTGGAAGAAAGAGGCGAACATTTTAAGGCTTCCCATCATTCTGCTCGTCCTGTTTTTGTGTGGATATCTGGCCGTTGGGCTGTTCGGACAACCTGATTTTGTCGTAGCGGGCATTTTATTGGGCGGAAGCGTATTCGTGTTTGTAATTCTTATCCTTATACAGCGTATTTCGGACAGGATACAGCAGCACGGAAAGCTTAAGGCTGAGATGGAAGCGGCAAAAAAGGCAAGTGAAGCAAAGACACGCTTTCTGTCGAATATGAGCCATGACCTTCGCACGCCTCTCAACGCTATCATCGGATACACTGCTATCGCGAATCGTGAAGAGACATCGCTTTCGGAAACAAAGGGCTATCTTAAGAAAATTGAGACGGCAGGTATTCAGCTGCTTGATACGATAAACGATGTTCTTGAAATGAGCCGCATTGAAAGCGGTAAGCTGGAGCTCGAGCCTGAGCGGATATGTCTGGAAGAAACGCTTTCGCAGCTTGAGGGATTGTTCGCCCCGCAGATGGAGAACAAAAACATAAACTTTATAAGGCTTTGGGAGCATAAAAAGACATGGGTCATGTGCGACAAAAGTCAGCTTAGCAGGTCGCTTATGAATCTTCTGAGCAATGCCTGCAAGTTTACTCCAAAGGGCGGCAGCGTCACTCTTTCCATGCGGCAGGTCGAAAAGAAGGACGACACCGTAGTTTGCGAGTTTATTGTTTCCGATACCGGCATAGGAATGAGCCCGGAATTTGTAAAAAACATATTTAAACCCTTTGAGCGTGAACGCACAAGCACAGTAAGCAAAACACAGGGCACAGGTCTCGGTATGGCGATCACAAAGAGCTTTGTTGATAAAATGGGCGGCGTCATAGATGTAAAAACAAAGCAGGGCGAGGGGACCATGATCACGATGCGGCTTATGTTTCCGCTTGCCGCTGCGCCCGAGAACGACGCAACTAAGCCAGAGGGAACGCGCCCCGATTTTTCGGGGATACGCCTGCTTTTGGCCGAGGATAACCCCGTAAATCAGGAGATCGCGCAAATGCTTCTATCGCATGAAGGTTTCGTTATCGACTGCGTAAGCGACGGAAAGGCCGCCGTTGACACAGTGACGCAGGCAAGCCCGGGTACATATGCCGCAGTGCTTATGGACATTCAAATGCCAATAATGGACGGCTATGCCGCCGCCCGTGCCATTCGGGCGCTCGACGATCCGGCGCGGGCAAACATACCGATCATCGCAATGACAGCCGACGCTTTTAAGGAGGATCAAAAGGCGGCCGAGGAAGCCGGTATGCAGGGGCATATAGCAAAGCCTCTGGATACGGATAAAATGATCGATACGCTGAGAACGGTTCTAAAACTGTAG
- the larC gene encoding nickel pincer cofactor biosynthesis protein LarC, translated as MKTLYLECSMGAAGDMLTAALIELLPDPDAFVERLNSLAVAGVKFIKSPSVKCGVQGTHIKVTINGESEGLADALNAHEHTHVRVRARRTEHTHAHGHSHAHSHSHSGIEDIKQIIGGLDIPDKVKSDALAVYSLIAEAESHVHGVPVSDIHFHEVGTMDAVADVTAVCLLMNELSPDEVIVSPIHVGSGHVRCAHGILPVPAPATAYILKDTPIYGGSIKGELCTPTGAALLRHFAARFGDMPVMKMLKTGYGMGTKDFEAANCVRAFFGESEDRRKEVIELSCNLDDMTPEDIGFAFERLFEGGALDVYAVPAVMKKSRPATVLSVLCRECDRDAIVKLIFKYTSTIGVRETSVRRFVLERTFETLDTPFGEVRFKLSQGYGVERRKYEYDDLARIAKEKNMSISDLRAALEKL; from the coding sequence ATGAAGACATTATATCTCGAATGCTCCATGGGCGCGGCTGGCGATATGCTTACTGCGGCGCTTATCGAACTTCTCCCCGACCCCGACGCCTTTGTTGAAAGGCTCAATTCTCTCGCCGTTGCGGGCGTTAAGTTCATAAAATCGCCTTCCGTAAAATGCGGCGTGCAGGGCACGCATATTAAGGTCACGATAAACGGCGAAAGCGAAGGCTTGGCCGACGCGCTTAACGCGCACGAGCATACACATGTTCGCGTCCGCGCTCGAAGAACTGAACATACGCACGCTCACGGCCATTCTCACGCCCACAGCCATTCGCACAGCGGCATTGAAGACATAAAGCAAATTATCGGCGGCCTCGATATTCCCGATAAAGTAAAAAGCGACGCTTTGGCAGTTTATTCGCTTATCGCAGAGGCCGAAAGCCACGTCCACGGCGTCCCCGTAAGCGATATCCATTTCCACGAGGTAGGAACGATGGACGCAGTTGCCGACGTAACGGCAGTATGCCTTCTTATGAACGAGCTTTCTCCGGATGAAGTGATCGTCTCTCCAATCCACGTCGGAAGCGGTCATGTAAGATGCGCTCACGGCATTCTGCCCGTACCCGCGCCGGCGACGGCTTATATTTTAAAAGACACGCCTATCTACGGCGGCAGTATCAAGGGTGAGCTTTGTACTCCCACGGGCGCCGCGTTACTCAGGCATTTTGCCGCGCGCTTCGGAGATATGCCCGTAATGAAGATGCTCAAGACCGGATACGGCATGGGTACAAAGGATTTTGAAGCCGCAAACTGCGTAAGAGCGTTCTTTGGCGAAAGCGAGGATAGGCGCAAAGAGGTTATCGAGCTTTCCTGCAACCTTGACGACATGACGCCGGAGGATATAGGCTTTGCCTTTGAGCGCCTGTTTGAGGGCGGCGCGCTCGACGTTTACGCCGTGCCCGCAGTTATGAAAAAGTCTCGCCCCGCAACGGTGCTTTCCGTTCTCTGCCGCGAATGCGACAGAGACGCGATAGTAAAGCTTATTTTTAAGTACACCTCGACCATAGGCGTAAGAGAAACGTCCGTGCGCCGCTTCGTTTTGGAGCGAACCTTTGAAACACTTGACACGCCGTTCGGTGAAGTGCGCTTTAAGCTCTCCCAAGGCTATGGCGTCGAAAGGCGCAAATACGAATACGACGACCTTGCGCGAATTGCAAAAGAGAAAAATATGAGCATTTCCGACCTAAGAGCGGCGCTTGAAAAATTATAG
- a CDS encoding O-acetylhomoserine aminocarboxypropyltransferase/cysteine synthase, which produces MSNKKYRFETLQLHVGQEKADAVTDARAVPIYASSSYVFHNSQHAADRFGLRDPGNIYSRLTNPTQGIFEERIAALEGGVAALATASGAAAVSYALQALARSGENIVASKTIYGGTYNLLAHTLPLTSNITTTFVDPDVKGSFEAAINDKTKAIFIESLGNPNSNVIDIEELAKTAHAHKIPLVIDSTFATPYLLRPIEYGADVVVHSATKFIGGHGTAIGGVIVDSGKFDWKESGKYPWISEANPSYHGLSFADAVGPAAFVTYIRAILLRDTGATQSPFHSFIFLQGLETLSLRIERHVENALKIVEYLNAHPKVAAVHHPSLESEPSHEVYKKYFPNGGGSIFTFEIKGGEEEAKTFIDNLAIFSLLANVADVKSLVIHPASTTHSQLSPEELLDQGIKPNTIRLSIGTEHVLDLIDALEDAFNAVK; this is translated from the coding sequence ATGTCAAATAAAAAATACAGATTTGAAACTTTACAGCTTCACGTTGGACAGGAAAAGGCCGACGCAGTGACAGACGCGCGCGCCGTACCGATATATGCAAGCTCGTCTTACGTATTCCATAATTCGCAGCACGCGGCCGACAGATTTGGGCTTAGAGACCCCGGCAATATATATTCGAGACTTACAAATCCGACGCAGGGCATATTTGAAGAGAGAATAGCCGCTCTTGAGGGCGGTGTGGCCGCTCTTGCAACGGCGTCCGGCGCTGCGGCCGTATCGTATGCGCTGCAGGCGCTCGCGCGTTCGGGCGAAAATATCGTAGCGTCGAAAACGATATACGGCGGCACGTATAATCTGCTTGCACACACCCTGCCGCTCACATCGAATATTACGACCACGTTCGTTGATCCTGACGTCAAAGGCTCGTTTGAAGCGGCAATAAACGATAAGACGAAGGCGATATTTATAGAGTCGCTCGGCAATCCCAATTCCAACGTCATAGACATAGAGGAGCTTGCGAAGACTGCGCACGCTCATAAGATTCCGCTTGTTATTGACAGCACCTTCGCAACGCCGTATTTATTAAGACCGATAGAGTACGGCGCGGACGTAGTCGTACACAGTGCGACGAAGTTCATCGGCGGCCACGGCACAGCGATAGGCGGCGTTATCGTTGATTCGGGAAAATTCGACTGGAAAGAGTCGGGCAAATATCCGTGGATATCCGAAGCGAACCCGTCGTATCACGGACTGAGCTTTGCCGATGCGGTAGGCCCTGCGGCTTTCGTAACGTACATACGAGCGATCCTTTTAAGAGACACGGGCGCAACGCAGTCGCCGTTCCACTCGTTCATATTCCTGCAGGGGCTTGAAACGCTGTCCTTGAGAATCGAGCGCCACGTTGAAAACGCGCTGAAGATAGTCGAGTACTTAAACGCACATCCGAAGGTCGCGGCCGTGCATCATCCGTCGCTTGAAAGCGAGCCGAGCCACGAAGTTTACAAAAAATACTTCCCGAACGGCGGCGGGTCGATATTCACGTTCGAGATAAAGGGCGGGGAAGAGGAAGCGAAGACCTTTATCGACAACCTTGCTATATTCTCGCTTCTCGCGAACGTGGCCGACGTAAAATCGCTTGTAATACATCCGGCGTCTACGACGCATTCTCAGCTTTCGCCGGAGGAGCTTTTAGACCAGGGCATAAAGCCCAACACGATACGCCTTTCTATTGGCACGGAGCACGTGCTCGATCTTATCGACGCGCTTGAAGACGCATTTAACGCCGTAAAATAG
- the larE gene encoding ATP-dependent sacrificial sulfur transferase LarE, with protein sequence MDRLHRKYDILKEDLISMKSAAVAFSGGVDSTFLLKAAHDVLGENVTAITVRSPLFPARETGGSASFCSREGIKQIIIDVDSLKIPGFKDNPPDRCYICKRELFIRMKDEAAKLGTTNVLEGSNTDDEGDYRPGRAAVKELGVKSPLLDAGLSKGEIRALSKELGLETWRKPSFACLASRFVYGETITREKLLKIEEAETFLFERGFTQVRVRMHNDTARIEIDPSEFDKILSRDTAKNIDAFFKSLGFIYVTLDLGGYKTGSMNKTIGI encoded by the coding sequence ATGGACAGACTGCACCGAAAATACGATATCCTTAAAGAGGATCTTATAAGCATGAAAAGCGCCGCCGTCGCTTTTTCGGGCGGCGTAGACTCGACCTTTCTTTTAAAGGCCGCGCACGACGTTCTCGGTGAAAACGTGACTGCGATTACAGTGCGTTCGCCGCTTTTCCCTGCGCGCGAGACCGGCGGGTCCGCGTCTTTCTGTTCGCGCGAAGGCATAAAGCAGATAATAATAGACGTAGACTCGCTTAAAATACCGGGATTTAAAGACAATCCTCCCGACAGATGCTATATATGCAAGCGCGAGCTTTTTATAAGAATGAAGGACGAAGCGGCAAAGCTTGGTACGACAAATGTTCTGGAAGGCTCAAACACGGACGATGAGGGCGACTACCGCCCCGGCCGCGCCGCTGTAAAAGAGCTTGGCGTAAAGAGTCCGCTCCTTGACGCCGGTCTATCAAAGGGCGAAATACGCGCCCTTTCAAAAGAGCTTGGGCTTGAAACGTGGCGAAAGCCTTCGTTTGCCTGCCTTGCGTCGCGTTTTGTTTACGGCGAAACGATAACGAGGGAAAAGCTTTTGAAAATTGAAGAGGCCGAAACCTTTTTATTCGAGCGCGGCTTTACGCAGGTGCGCGTCCGTATGCATAACGACACGGCGCGGATCGAGATAGACCCTTCTGAATTTGATAAAATATTATCCCGCGATACGGCGAAAAATATAGACGCCTTCTTTAAATCGCTCGGATTTATCTACGTAACGCTTGACTTGGGCGGATATAAGACCGGCAGCATGAATAAAACGATAGGCATATAA
- a CDS encoding SDR family NAD(P)-dependent oxidoreductase, which translates to MKDFKGKVALITGSGNGIGAQLARDAAARGMKVVVVDIHGDDAKKVCDELKATGAEAVCVQADVTLPEDCEKAFKAAIDAFGCVDLLINDAGVTVSGDAWQLPVRDVKWIMETNVEAHIYMLRAVVPHMLEKKTESYIVNVASIAGLLSTASGALYHTTKYAAVGLAEYLYKRMKALNANIGVSVFCPGFISTEMYNTNRHRPERFAMGDDPYYKQDWYLEELKINKSFLDAGMEVSEATKRVWNAIEKEEFYILLDERYDALLANKGTAIVDRMQPADLLRGQVAKQKTE; encoded by the coding sequence ATGAAAGATTTTAAAGGAAAAGTGGCATTGATAACCGGTTCGGGCAACGGAATAGGCGCGCAGCTCGCGCGCGATGCGGCGGCTCGCGGAATGAAAGTAGTCGTAGTCGATATCCACGGCGACGATGCGAAAAAGGTCTGCGATGAATTGAAGGCGACGGGCGCCGAGGCCGTATGCGTACAGGCTGACGTAACGCTTCCCGAAGATTGCGAAAAAGCGTTCAAAGCGGCGATAGATGCATTCGGATGCGTAGATCTGCTTATAAACGACGCAGGCGTCACCGTATCGGGCGACGCATGGCAGCTTCCGGTGCGCGACGTAAAATGGATCATGGAGACGAACGTCGAGGCTCATATATATATGCTGAGAGCCGTAGTACCGCATATGCTTGAAAAGAAGACCGAAAGCTATATCGTGAACGTGGCGTCAATCGCGGGCCTTTTGTCCACCGCGTCGGGCGCGCTGTATCATACGACGAAATATGCGGCCGTAGGTCTTGCCGAATACCTCTATAAGCGCATGAAGGCGCTTAATGCAAATATCGGCGTATCCGTATTCTGTCCCGGATTTATTTCCACGGAAATGTACAATACGAACAGACACCGCCCCGAACGATTCGCAATGGGCGACGACCCGTATTATAAGCAGGACTGGTACCTTGAGGAGCTTAAGATAAATAAATCCTTCCTTGACGCAGGTATGGAGGTAAGCGAGGCGACGAAGCGCGTGTGGAACGCAATAGAAAAAGAAGAGTTTTATATTCTTCTCGATGAAAGATACGACGCGCTGCTTGCCAACAAGGGTACGGCGATAGTTGACAGAATGCAGCCGGCAGACCTTTTACGCGGCCAGGTGGCAAAACAAAAAACGGAATAA
- the larB gene encoding nickel pincer cofactor biosynthesis protein LarB translates to MKNDTKNILEAVKSGKMSVEEALLLLKTEPYADIGFAKVDLHRKVRQGASEVIYGAGKTPEQIIGIIDTMKKNGQARIIITRLSKDAAAEVGKAHAMDYSEDSKVGLIGGKPKPDGVGTIVVATGGTSDIPAAEEAAITAEALGNKVTRLYDVGVSGLHRLLSHNKDIMQATVIIAVAGMEGALASVIGGLADCPVIAVPTSVGYGASFGGISALLSMLNSCSSGVSVVNIDNGFGAGYIASMINHVEAKI, encoded by the coding sequence ATGAAAAACGATACGAAAAACATTTTAGAGGCTGTTAAAAGCGGTAAAATGTCCGTAGAAGAAGCGCTGCTTTTATTAAAAACCGAGCCTTATGCCGACATAGGCTTCGCAAAGGTTGATCTTCACCGGAAGGTTCGCCAAGGAGCGTCTGAAGTGATATACGGGGCCGGAAAAACTCCCGAACAGATCATAGGCATAATTGATACGATGAAGAAAAACGGACAGGCGCGCATTATAATAACGCGCCTCTCAAAAGACGCTGCAGCCGAAGTAGGCAAGGCTCATGCGATGGATTACAGCGAAGACTCAAAAGTCGGACTTATCGGCGGAAAGCCAAAGCCCGACGGCGTCGGCACTATTGTAGTTGCCACCGGCGGCACGAGCGACATTCCCGCAGCCGAGGAAGCCGCGATCACTGCCGAAGCGCTCGGCAACAAGGTAACGCGCCTTTACGACGTGGGCGTTTCCGGCCTTCACAGGCTTTTGTCGCATAACAAGGATATTATGCAGGCGACCGTGATAATCGCCGTGGCCGGCATGGAGGGCGCGCTTGCAAGCGTTATAGGCGGTCTTGCCGACTGCCCCGTTATAGCCGTACCCACGAGCGTGGGATACGGCGCGTCGTTTGGAGGTATCTCCGCGCTTCTTTCGATGCTCAACTCCTGCTCGAGCGGCGTATCCGTAGTTAATATCGACAACGGCTTCGGCGCGGGATACATTGCAAGCATGATAAATCACGTGGAGGCGAAAATATGA
- a CDS encoding L,D-transpeptidase family protein, producing MKKAVIIVSCVAVLLAALLIYQQIDASHYKKYKNIISQDEVEQILFGQPVSTEREGEYRIGIKCSDDGDFHAVLTIYQAKSGKYEPVFTCPAVIGKNGPGKQAEGDVKTPLGTWVIGEAYGIKDDPGSLVPYTKVTDDMYWCSSGLNGKRYNTLVYKSENPDADYSEDEHLIDYPVVYEYLLDLGYNAAGAPFAGNAIFLHCWRGEDSPTGGCVAISEENMVTVLRTVTPGTTVTIY from the coding sequence ATGAAAAAGGCAGTAATAATCGTATCGTGCGTCGCAGTTCTTTTGGCAGCACTTTTGATCTATCAACAGATAGATGCGTCGCATTACAAAAAATATAAGAATATAATTTCGCAGGACGAGGTCGAACAGATACTGTTCGGACAGCCCGTCTCCACCGAGCGGGAGGGCGAGTACAGAATAGGCATAAAATGTTCCGATGACGGTGATTTTCACGCGGTGCTTACGATATATCAGGCGAAAAGCGGCAAGTATGAGCCCGTTTTCACATGCCCCGCCGTTATCGGTAAGAACGGCCCCGGAAAGCAGGCCGAGGGCGACGTGAAAACGCCGCTCGGAACGTGGGTGATTGGCGAGGCCTACGGCATAAAGGACGACCCGGGCAGCCTCGTGCCGTACACGAAGGTGACGGACGACATGTACTGGTGCTCAAGCGGACTCAACGGCAAAAGGTACAACACGCTCGTATATAAGAGCGAGAATCCCGACGCCGACTATTCGGAGGACGAGCATCTTATAGACTACCCCGTGGTCTATGAATACCTGCTCGATTTGGGCTATAACGCGGCGGGCGCGCCTTTCGCCGGAAACGCGATATTCCTTCACTGCTGGCGCGGCGAGGACAGCCCCACGGGCGGCTGCGTTGCAATATCCGAGGAAAATATGGTCACGGTCTTAAGAACGGTAACGCCTGGAACTACGGTCACGATATATTGA